A window from Heteronotia binoei isolate CCM8104 ecotype False Entrance Well chromosome 15, APGP_CSIRO_Hbin_v1, whole genome shotgun sequence encodes these proteins:
- the FZD2 gene encoding frizzled-2 has product MRWARGWLLAAAALAGAWGEKGLPVPEHGFCQPISIPLCTDIAYNQTILPNLLGHTSQEDAGLEVHQFYPLVKVQCSAELKFFLCSMYAPVCTVLEQAIPPCRSICQRARHGCEALMNKFGFQWPERLRCEHFPRHGAEQLCVGQNHSEEAASPALLPPAAATPPPPAAAGSPPPPPGAPRHAPPERPFHCPRALRVPAYLNYRFLGEADCAAPCEPARPEGHLFFDARELRFARLWVLVWSVLCCASTAFTVATYLVDMQRFRYPERPIVFLSGCYTMVAVAYIAGFVLGERVACNERFADDGFRTVVQGTKKEGCTILFMMLYFFSMASSIWWVVLSLTWFLAAGMKWGHEAIEAHSQYFHLAAWAVPAVKTITILALGQIDGDLLSGVCFVGLNSLDPLRGFVLAPLFVYLFIGTSFLLAGFVSLFRIRTIMKHGGTKTEKLERLMVRIGVFSVLYTVPATIVIACYFYEQAFRPHWERSWVSQHCKTLAIPCPLHYTPRMSPDFTVYMIKYLMTLIVGITSGFWIWSGKTLHSWRKFYTRLTNSKHGETTV; this is encoded by the coding sequence ATGCGCTGGGCGCGGGGCTGGCtgctggcggcggcggcgctggcGGGGGCGTGGGGGGAGAAGGGGCTGCCGGTGCCGGAGCACGGCTTCTGCCAGCCCATCTCGATCCCGCTGTGCACCGACATCGCCTACAACCAGACGATCCTGCCCAACCTGCTGGGCCACACGAGCCAGGAGGACGCGGGCCTGGAGGTGCACCAGTTCTACCCGCTGGTGAAGGTGCAGTGCTCGGCCGAGCTCAAGTTCTTCCTGTGCTCCATGTACGCGCCCGTGTGCACCGTGCTCGAGCAGGCCATCCCGCCGTGCCGCTCCATCTGCCAGCGGGCGCGCCACGGCTGCGAGGCGCTCATGAACAAGTTCGGCTTCCAGTGGCCCGAGCGGCTGCGCTGCGAGCACTTCCCGCGCCACGGCGCCGAGCAGCTGTGCGTGGGCCAGAACCACTCCGAGGAGGCCGCCTCGCCCGCCCTGCTgccccccgccgccgccacccccccgccccccgccgccgccggGAGCCCCCCGCCCCCGCCGGGGGCCCCCCGCCACGCGCCCCCCGAGCGCCCCTTCCACTGCCCGCGCGCCCTCCGCGTGCCCGCCTACCTCAACTACCGGTTCCTGGGCGAGGCCGACTGCGCGGCCCCCTGCGAGCCGGCGCGCCCCGAGGGCCACCTCTTCTTCGACGCGCGCGAGCTGCGCTTCGCCCGCCTCTGGGTGCTGGTGTGGTCCGTGCTCTGCTGCGCCTCCACCGCCTTCACCGTGGCCACCTACCTGGTGGACATGCAGCGCTTCCGCTACCCCGAGCGCCCCATCGTCTTCCTCTCGGGCTGCTACACCATGGTGGCCGTGGCCTACATCGCCGGCTTCGTGCTCGGGGAGCGCGTGGCCTGCAACGAGCGCTTCGCCGACGACGGCTTCCGCACCGTCGTGCAGGGCACCAAGAAGGAGGGCTGCACCATCCTCTTCATGATGCTCTACTTCTTCAGCATGGCCAGCTCCATCTGGTGGGTGGTCCTCTCGCTCACCTGGTTCCTGGCCGCCGGCATGAAGTGGGGCCACGAGGCCATCGAGGCCCACTCGCAGTACTTCCACCTGGCCGCCTGGGCAGTGCCGGCGGTCAAGACCATCACCATCCTGGCCTTGGGCCAGATCGACGGCGACCTGCTCAGCGGCGTCTGCTTCGTGGGCCTCAACAGCCTGGACCCGCTGCGGGGCTTCGTGCTGGCGCCCCTCTTCGTCTACCTCTTCATCGGCACCTCCTTCCTGCTGGCCGGCTTCGTCTCCCTCTTCCGCATCCGCACCATCATGAAGCACGGCGGCACCAAGACCGAGAAGCTGGAGCGCCTGATGGTGCGCATCGGGGTCTTCAGCGTCCTCTACACCGTGCCCGCCACCATCGTCATCGCCTGCTACTTCTACGAGCAGGCCTTCCGCCCCCACTGGGAGCGCAGCTGGGTCAGCCAGCACTGCAAGACCTTGgccatcccctgccccctccactACACCCCCCGCATGAGCCCCGACTTCACCGTCTACATGATCAAGTACCTCATGACACTCATCGTGGGCATCACCTCCGGCTTCTGGATCTGGTCGGGCAAGACCCTCCACTCCTGGAGGAAGTTCTACACCCGCCTCACCAACAGCAAGCATGGCGAGACCACCGTGTGA